A genomic segment from Aegilops tauschii subsp. strangulata cultivar AL8/78 chromosome 1, Aet v6.0, whole genome shotgun sequence encodes:
- the LOC109781563 gene encoding putative glucuronosyltransferase PGSIP8, with protein sequence MGRPPAASRRLAAAVAVAVAILLLVIASAAEERGQRGVAVRQGEGRGSHHRHAYAAMMYMGTPRDYEFYVAVRVMMRSLSRVGADADRVLIASSDVPLDWVRAMREEDGMRVVVVENLKNPYEGNLGGMNRRFKLTLNKLYAWSLVDYERVIMIDSDNIFLQNTDELFQCGQFCAVFINPCYFHTGLFVLQPSMDVFNGMLHDLEIGHDNSDGADQGFLVGCFPDLLDKPLFHPPENGTKLNGTYRLPLGYQMDASYYYLKLHWHVPCGPNSVITFPSAPWFKPWYWWSWPILPLGLSWHKQRWDDLGYAAEIPVVLMELLMYTAIIALTRLARPQMTKLCYNRRPEKQGVLVQWLIKLAGIVAMVAAYTIPFFVIPCTVHPIMGWSMYLFGVLAFSTAVINAFLLPPLAVLTAWLGIVGMLFVMAFPWYHDGIARILVVVAYAFCSAPFLWASIVRVMDSLQTMLERDLHFPRLGDPAPETEFSKLY encoded by the exons ATGGGGCGGCCGCCGGCTGCGTCGCGGCGTctcgcggcggcggtggcggtggcggtggcgattttgttgctggtcatcgcgtcggcggcggaggagcgcggGCAGAGGGGTGTGGCCGTGCGGCAGGGCGAGGGGCGAGGAAGCCACCACCGGCACGCGTACGCGGCGATGATGTACATGGGGACGCCGCGGGACTACGAGTTCTACGTGGCGGTGCGCGTGATGATGCGCTCCCTCTCCAGGGTCGGCGCCGACGCCGACCGTGTCCTCATCGCCTCCTCCGACGTGCCCCTCGACTGGGTCCGCGCAAT GAGGGAGGAGGATGGCATGAGGGTGGTGGTTGTCGAGAACCTGAAGAATCCTTACGAGGGCAACCTTGGAGGAATGAACAGGAGGTTTAAGCTGACACTGAACAAGCTCTACGCATGGAGCTTGGTCGACTACGAGCGTGTCATCATGATCGACTCCGACAACATCTTCCTCCAGAACACCGATGAGCTCTTCCAGTGCGGCCAGTTCTGTGCTGTTTTCATCAATCCATGCTACTTCCACACTGGCCTTTTCGTGCTCCAG CCTTCTATGGATGTGTTTAATGGCATGCTTCATGACCTGGAGATTGGTCATGACAACTCTGACGGTGCAGACCAAGGCTTCCTAGTCGGCTGCTTCCCAGACTTGTTGGACAAACCATTGTTCCACCCTCCTGAAAATGGCACCAAACTCAACGGAACATATCGCCTTCCTCTTGGCTATCAGATGGACGCATCATACTACT ATCTTAAACTCCATTGGCATGTTCCATGCGGGCCTAACAGCGTGATCACATTCCCCAGTGCCCCTTGGTTTAAACCCTGGTACTGGTGGTCCTGGCCAATCTTGCCACTGGGCCTTTCCTGGCACAAGCAACGCTGGGATGATCTTGG TTATGCTGCTGAAATTCCTGTGGTCCTCATGGAGCTGCTAATGTACACAGCGATCATAGCCCTCACCAGATTGGCAAGGCCACAGATGACAAAACTGTGCTATAATCGGCGACCTGAGAAACAAGGTGTCCTGGTGCAGTGGCTAATCAAGCTGGCCGGGATTGTGGCCATGGTGGCTGCATATACGATCCCGTTCTTTGTAATCCCATGCACAGTTCATCCAATCATGGGTTGGTCCATGTACCTGTTTGGTGTCCTCGCCTTCTCAACGGCTGTGATCAATGCATTCCTGCTCCCACCGCTTGCTGTGCTCACTGCATGGCTTGGGATTGTTGGAATGCTATTTGTCATGGCATTCCCATGGTACCATGACGGTATCGCGAGGATTCTGGTAGTCGTCGCCTATGCATTTTGCTCTGCACCATTCCTGTGGGCATCCATCGTGAGGGTGATGGACTCGTTGCAAACAATGCTTGAGAGGGATCTGCACTTCCCCCGGCTTGGTGATCCAGCACCTGAGACTGAATTTAGCAAACTGTACTGA
- the LOC109781570 gene encoding uncharacterized protein: protein MAGGLYRTARLRGFAMATAKPVAPVPLPRAAAYPRILPLRLPRRQRAGISRASPPPATCSGVAGGELPARLQPNARRPLWHGGGFSLGVDLGAARTGLAVGRGITQPRPLTVLKLRGQKLELMLLDVAQQQEAGELIIGLPVSADGRETPQSNKVRSVVGRLAVQAADRGLRVYLQDEHGTSVDALHYMISRGVKKSARDDKSDAYAAVMILDRYFSSSGQGAQIVLPRQQELQDKLIAKPRQDAEI, encoded by the exons ATGGCAGGGGGTCTCTATCGCACTGCCCGTCTACGCGGGTTCGCCATGGCAACCGCGAAGCCAGTGGCGCCGGTGCCGCTCCCACGGGCCGCCGCCTACCCGCGAATTCTTCCACTGCGCCTACCGCGGCGCCAAAGGGCAGGAATTTCGAGGGCCTCGCCTCCTCCCGCCACCTGCAGCGGGGTCGCCGGAGGCGAGCTTCCTGCCAGGCTCCAGCCGAACGCGCGCCGGCCGCTCTGGCACGGCGGCGGGTTCAGCCTTGGCGTGGACCTGGGCGCCGCACGCACAGGGCTCGCCGTCGGCCGTGGCATCACCCAGCCCCGTCCCCTCACC GTTCTGAAGCTGCGGGGCCAGAAGCTGGAGCTGATGCTGCTCGATGTAGCTCAACAGCAG GAGGCGGGCGAGCTGATCATCGGGCTGCCGGTCTCGGCCGACGGTAGAGAGACGCCGCAGTCCAACAAAGTGCGGAGCGTCGTCGGAAGGCTTGCCGTCCAAGCGGCCGACAG GGGCCTGAGGGTTTATCTGCAGGATGAACATGGAACATCAGTGGACGCCCTCCATTACATGATCTCAAG GGGTGTTAAGAAGTCTGCCCGTGACGACAAATCTGATGCGTATGCTGCTGTG ATGATTCTGGATAGATACTTCTCGTCATCAGGTCAAGGCGCTCAGATTGTTCTTCCTAGGCAACAGGAACTGCAGGACAAATTAATCGCAAAACCAAGGCAAGATGCTGAAATTTAG